The window CTACCAGATCTGCTCTCATGTTCCTCTTCGCGGCTCCTTCTATTAACACTCCCATCGAAATTATCGCCTCCTCCTCCGACGTTATTGTTCCTCATCGACGCTTCTCCACGGTTGTTTGTCCCTCTCTCCGGTTGCTCCTGTccgaacacaaaccaaaataataattaggttttttttctctatttaaaataaatatatttgaagtaGAGTAGACGGCGTCGTACGAGGGCTAGAGAGAGGCCAGGGGAAGCGTAAACAGATTTGGttagaggaagagagaagaggctAGCCGCAGCCGCCGCTTGAGCCATAGCACCACCGGGTAAAACGTTAGTAGCGGCTGTGTGGTTGCCATAACTTAAACCGGAGAGGAGTCTTGCTCCGGTTGAGCCACCACCGGGTGTATTATCAAAGAGACTACCGAAGTTCATCAAAAACTCACACAGAGATGAGATtctaatgaaagaaaaaaaaaacacctataAAGGAGAATTAAGGGAAGTAAAAGATTGAGACTTTTTTTCACGAAACAAGTAAGAGATGGATCGAGAGaactgaataaacaaaaaaaaaatggtgatgatgattagaagaagaagaagaagaaacccagaaaaaataaaaatttactgaaatggaggagagagaaagagaacgaAAGCGGAAATTGTTATCAACTTCTCTCTCATGTGCTCTTCGttctcagtctctctctctctttctcttcagattaaatggtttcttctcttagtttttttttagtgtttctctctctctcttattgtCTTTCAGAGAGTGATGTGTtgtggggaagaagaagaaaaagaagaagatggggtAAAACCCTAGTTTTGAGGTAACTGAGAGGGTGGAAGAAGAGTCTCTCTCTTCTATATTCACACTTGCATGTCTGATtttgactctcttttttctcttttcttttcttttttatagtttaatatatactaGGTTTTAAAGACAATGAGAGGGACGGTCATgcctttttatattattttttttagattttgttttcttcttttattatctttcctttccatttttttttttgattaatgcattttgacaattttttagttttttttaatagaagtgttttcatcaatttttaataaagtgaatctaatttaaaaaaaaaatctgattcaaatccaaaaaagaCCTATAACTGAcctgacttttctttttttaagtattagattttgttttcttcttttatatctttccatttcattttttgtttaatgcattttgacaatttttagttttcttttataagttttcataaagtgaatctaattaaaaatctctgattcaaatccaaaaagaCCTATAACTGAcctgacttttcttttttaactgacctgacttttttttatattgtcttttatttattattatatactaaaATCAAAGCTAAATCTGAACCAACTAAtgacatttgtttattttaaaatctttccaatttaatactaatagatttttttatatcaaaaggTAGTGAAACTTAGACCCAAAACTGTACTAAAAGTTAAATCTACAAGATATGGTTTCAAGTCCATTTTAAGTATCACCacttttattaaataatacttAATATATTGTAGATAATAAAGTCACCTTTGTAAGTATTATCcctttttaaaacagaaaactttttaaaatagaatCAAGCCAACCCATATATTGGACCCATTAACCCTTATTTTCTCTGtaggttaattaattaattctataaaaatgaaactatatatgaaaacaatttatataaacaGGATTAAATGAAAGAGGAAAAAACGgaagtaaaattaaattaaattaaaaaaaaagtgagagaaaaaacGTTAAAGAGGATGAGAGAGATGTGGTGTGGACTCTTGGAAACCTTACGAATGCACGAGagactctctcttcttcaccaaaagaagaacaagtcggttgactttttctctcttttcgtaACGTTTTTTTGTCTATCCCACGCGCCTTTTTCTGCTACTCGCGCCCACACACAACctttttttccttattaatttcataaatcCATCATCatatatgcatttttttcaattattgaCATgcactttttaatttatacttttgGTATATAAATAGACTATAGAATCTTTTATTAAGTTGTGAAAGAAGAATCTACAAATTTTAAGTTGACGACATCAAGAAGCGAGCTTCTCTGTCAACCGAAGGACATTCCATAATTAGTCTTTCTAAGCTCCATTATTGAGCAAAATTGTATGCCCTAAATAGGGTGAGATGATTTGGTAAATTTAATAAGTACAATTATTAGATTGATAATGGAGAAAACTTAGCACTGATTAATTGTTACTTACCTGCCTTGTAGACTGCACACATACTACTAGCTTTTATGGAATAGCGGTCATCCGAATATGTTTGTGTTTGCAATAGTTTATTTAATTAGggattatgttttgtgtgaCGAAAGATACGCATTTAATTTACGTATTTGTATTTTATaccaactacaaaaaaaacattgaatactGCGAAGTTTATGattcttcaaaaaaatatatatagatatgtaagTCGGTACTGGGTACTCGGTACACTTGGTTGTTTTGTGACTGCTGCCTAATGGTGTCCGTCTTAAGACAACAACACTCATGACTATGTTGTTCTTCTGAAGAGTTTTCCATGTTCAACATGACTAGTTATAAGATTTGTTTTGAGGGTAAAAAGAGAGATCGGTTTAATTAAACAATCTAGAATGCGGGTATGATGATTGAGAAAAACTACTCTCAGACTAGAGGCTTTGCTAGGAAATGAACACAGAAAACTAGTGTTGATTAACTCAACTCTAGACAAAAGACCGAAGCTATGGATGTGACCTTTAGGTAGTCTGCATGCAAGAAATCAATGCCACGGGAGGTGAACCCTATATTTGTAACTCCCAGAGTTGTTCTTTAGCAGACAAAGTAATGAACCGTTTACACATGAAGTTTGTTCGGAAAAAGGGCCGGATAATCCGAATCCTTTTTCGTGAATAGCTCCTCCGTTATAGGCTTATAGCGGTGTTCACATGTGACTTCTAACTGACATGCCACCGAAACTTCATCCCAACAACATCAAATGTAGATACGTATAGTGATAAATTCATAGCGGATCCATCTTCATTTAGAATATCAAGCAAATCGCTCAACTActgttttatgtatatataaaaaaaatcatgttggtttaaacatacaaaattaGCTGAGTATTAGTGTTTGTAAAGCCAGAATTAATTGAACCGTATATATAGACCATCGCACTAAAACGAAGAAGGGAAGTAGTGGATCatattggtttggttcggttgaAAGCACATGGGAGTGTCGGTTCCACAGAATAACCGATCATCAAGCACCCAACACAATTTTACACTCGACTTTTCCTATTATCTCATTTTAGCTAGACTTTCTTCTTCCATGTTTTCAGTCacaattacacaaaataaattttaaaaagtcattTGGCTTCTCTTATTGGTGCGAAAAGAAATGAAGTAATTTGGTTTGGTGAATAAAGGTTTGAAAGCAAAGAGGAATCATATTCATTCCCCTCTTGGCCTGTTTGATGGTGTAAAGAACAACGTCattttcattgttgggtttaaTTTGGTAACTTACTATAAACCATTCAACTTCGACTAGCAGAAGAACTGGATCAAAATTCTACCATAGCTCAGAGTAGAATCCGACTCCAGTACACTAGAGATTACAAAAACAttcttatgaaaaaaaaaaccatttttgcCAGAGCcatacaaataaagaaaaaagggagattcaaacttttatgtgAATGTTAACATCAAAATGACCAGACTACAAGACCATATTCATGTGCATATTTTAACCtcataataaaatttgaaaacgatAACCACAGAATGAATTATATACATAGCACTTCTAGATATTTGCGAATTTACCATTATATAACATTATTgaacatagaaaacaaatcaaagaccATTAGAAACATAGCAAAGACTGTGGACTTTTCTAACATGACAATACCATCAAGAGTCACATCTAAATTGAATCCTCTAGTGTCGATGATGTTACGTTCAAACAGATTATAAACGATCAGACTGTCTTGGACGTTATATAGCATAAGATCAATTATTGAGACAACAAATATGGTTCAAAAGAGGACGACGACCAAACCTTTGTTGCATTAATGtcctcaacttcttctttttccaaacCAATTGGAGCCTTTCTCTCTCACGATTTTTACCAAATTGTGTCTCCCCACCTGAAGTCAGGTACTGAAATAGAAAAGTCTACTATTGTGTCCGTTTCTCATCCAAAATCAATCAAAccacaacaatttttttttttttttttttactaaagcATTGAATCATAGGAATTGTCAGTAACAACAGTAAGCTGGGGTTTTCAGTACATAAATACGTATCCAGGACGTGCAACCTAATACATCATTGTCTCCAGTACAAAAACTATACGCAGAGTCACATGCATACTTTACTCATGTAGGTCACAAGTTGCTTCTAAAAGGTAGACCCCGCACATAAATCACTGACACAACCACGTGTGACCAAGAATTAACATTATCAGGACAGTATACGATTGTAATACATATAGAGGCAATGTCACGAACACAAAAATGTATATCATCTGGTTGGTGTCTTTAGAGACAGACAGATGGAGGCTGGAGAGAAAGTGACAGTACCTACATGCCTGagaagagcttcttcttctcctctttttttttttttttttgcgtgtcTTCAGTGGGAGTTTGATGGCAATTTCCAGAGAGATTTGGTTGCAATAAGGATCTTCTCTCTTCCATGGGATTCGGGTTCTTTCTCGTGTATTGAAGAAGACCATCTTACAGCATGAGCCATTCGTGCCACTTTGTCTAGCACTTCAGGAGAGTCTCGGATCACAACCTTCCCTTCTGGACGCAATATTCTGTCCATCTCTACCATTAAATCTACTAGACTACACCTGTATGCATATTAGACAACTCAGTTTAGGCAAACCGGATAAGCCAGGGACCGTGTTAGCAAACGAGAAAGGTTTTACGTTAGTTATGTACCTCGATTTGCTTGAGTCTTGCCGTTTTATTAGTGATTCAATTCCTGACACGTGGATGAAATCATACGTACGAGGATACGTTGAAAAGGGTTCACACCTGCAAGAACCAAATAATAGGGTTTTAACTCTTAAGAATTGTGATATAAGATAGTTCAATCCTAGATGCTAGCAAAGGGCTAAGAACAGAACAAGAGAGATAGTTATATATCAAAGTCTTTACtttgatcaaatatataaacaacaaaggTGACTAACCAATCATGGTAAACACCGATGAGACCTCTGTCATATATCACGTCAAGAGTTAATGGCTTCCGAGCTGGAATGACATTCATAACCCAAACAGGTTCAGATGCAAGGGCTGCGGCAAAGCCTCCGAAGAATGCATTCATGTCCATGACATTGCGAACAGCTGGAGATTTTATCTCCAAGTTCAGAGAATCCTTGTAATAAGCAACTCGTCTTGCCCACCGCCTTGCATCTGCTTCAAACACATCCAACCCGTTTTTCATGGCAATTGCCCTAGAAGGAACTTTAGTAAGCCTTTCCGGCCACTTGGAAATAGTTCCCAAAGCAAATTCTCCTTTAACGGACGATGGCCTGGTAACACACTTCTTCAATTTATAATACCTGAAAttaaggagaaaaaaacaatgacTTCAATTTTCACTATTACATAACTTTATAACAGGTCATCCACAAAATTACACGACAATAAAATCTCACCATGCATCACTTGGTGGGACAGACTCATCACACAACTCGAGCCCAAACTCATTCTGGCTGGGGAGACATGAATCTCCAACAGGCTTCTTCCAGATGACAGTATTTCCATCGACCGCAATTAGCTCATAGCACAAAGCTCTAGCTACCGCCTGAAGATCAGCCCATTCTTTGTCTTGTTTAGGCCATTGTACAGGTGGGCCAGAGATTACAAGATATCCCCCAGGGCGCAGTAACCTATCTACTTCGATGAAGTAAGTTGCATCTACAGACGAATCACCAAGCAAGATAAGAATAACTGCTGCTACAAATGGCAACACATACGAGATATGAAGAGTTGCACAACCCAAGGGACTCACTGTAAGCGGTAAAAGGAATCAAGCATCGGGAACAATGCATCAGGTCAAAGGAGTATGCAGGAAAGGGGAGTCTACGAGTGCCAAGCATGGCAACAAATGCAGGAACTCCTCTTTCCAAGGCGAATTGAATTTGCGATTTATGTGAATCTCTTGGAGCAAATGAGAGGGCCAGAATGCCTTGAGATAGTAGAGTGCCTCCGAAACTTGCTACCTGCAATTGTATTGTAACAATGTTACACAGAGCAAAACAtgtatagtttaaaaaaaaaaaatgacttgtAATGATGATTCTTACCCCGCATCCCATGTCAAGGGCAGTTCGAAGAGTTCCACCATTAAGCGGAATATACTGAGCAAGTTTCTCAATGTATTGGCCAGCTCCGCCAGGAAACATGGTGCCACCGCCTGGGAAAGTGAAGTATTCCCCTTCCCTTTTCATCCATCCTTGGTGACCTTTCCGGTCAGCAATTTTATTATATGGCATGTTTGCATGCCAGATCTACAAAAAGTTTTCAAACAACCACCATTAACACAGTTAAGCCTAACACCAAGAGGCCACCAAAGAAATCGAACTCTATACATCTCCGTAGCAAGCAATTCCAATGAACAGAGCCAATAACTAAAGCTACTATAATTCGAATCTAAGTTCAATGATCACCTTGTGAAGGCTCTCAGGCCAAGGAACAGGGATTTTATAACCAGAAGGCGGAGGAATCAAGCAGAGAGGAGTCTCCTCAGGCAAGGGACAATGTCTCTCCCTATAGAAATTCATCTCTCGACTAAGCTGACTATTCCTCCTTGGATCCTCACAAGGCATGTGAGCGACAGCCTCCGCCGGACAATACTCGATCGGCTGCAAATGCTGACCAGCTTCAACCAAAGTCACCAATCTCTGCCGCTGCCTCGGATCTGACGCCGTCGATAGAAGCAGCGTTTGCCTACCAGAAGCCGCCATGGAATCGCCGAGAGGAGTGAACAAAAGGACGAAGAAGAGAAGCACGATACCGAAGAAAACAGCGGTTACGATGTCGAGGAGACGCCATTGACGAGGGTTACGCTTCGACGCAGGTAGACTCAGGTGCCCCATGGCTTCTCCACTCGAAAACCAGATCAGATGCAAATCTTAAGggtttttatattataagattagatttttttttggagatctGAAGAAATTGTCGGcgattattaaaatatatttctactACTAATCCTTTGTGATTTGAGAGAGTCAGTCAGATCAAATCCCATATCTGTGTATCTCTCAGTGCTTTAGTAGCGGTCTAGTGTGTATCTGTATGGCGAAGCGCGGTGGTGGATACGGCACTGGTGGGCTCTTTCGATACATAAATTGATTTCAAGAATATTTTAatggaatgttttttttttcatcgttGCTTAtggagtagttttttttttgttatttgggcctaaaatataatttgagcCTAACTATTTTGGGAAAGTCCATGCAGATTTATTAGTGGACCGTCCTTTCACGGTCCAAAACAGTGTGACGATAACATGcattatatataataaggtCACATATTCAgattaattaagatttgaaaCAATATAGACGCATAATAGGATTGAATATGAACGATTCtgctaatttttttaaaaaattagttttctaGTCATAGTCAATCAAGCCggtcaaatatttttgttttaattttggtgATTATTTAGATTATTAAACTATTATTAATATCAGTAAATATGAGCTCGAATTTGTTACCTTTGTCATATACTGTACGTATGTTGCTTGGTTACTTGTGACAAACCAACAAATTATATAGCTCATATTTACTGATGAAAATaggtttgaaaacatagatAACTTACTGATTATTAAACCTATACAATGGATTAAACCTATTTTCACAAGCAAACGAAATCCATTACATACCTGATCCTATTCTCAGCTCATATTTACTGATTATTAATTAAACCTATTTTCACAAGCAAACGAAATCCATTACATACCTGATCCTATTCTCAGCTCATATTTACTGATTATTAATTAAACCTATTTTCACAAGCAAACGAAATCCATTACATACCTGATCCTATTCTCAGCTCATATTTACTGATTATTAATTAAACCTATTTTCACAAGCAAACGAAATCCATTACATACCTGATCCTATTCTCAGCTCATATTTACTGATTATTAATTAAACCTATTTTCATGGATTTCGTTTTCTTAATTCgtgaaaatagttttttttttttctttctttttgtttacacATGGAAAGAAGAACTTATTCAAATATTCTAACATCAAGAATTTAGTTTACGCGTCtctcatttaattttgttatcatATTAGGATAACCGTTGGCTATAGAAGCTGAAAATATCTTCAACTTTTTTGGAAATTGATTTCCAATTTTCTTAAAGATCAATGTATCTAACACATTCCGTTGTGTAAAAGGTTTGTAANNNNNNNNNNNNNNNNNNNNNNNNNNNNNNNNNNNNNNNNNNNNNNNNNNNNNNNNNNNNNNNNNNNNNNNNNNNNNNNNNNNNNNNNNNNNNNNNNNNNNNNNNNNNNNNNNNNNNNNNNNNNNNNNNNNNNNNNNNNNNNNNNNNNNNNNNNNNNNNNNNNNNNNNNNNNNNNNNNNNNNNNNNNNNNNNNNNNNNNNNNNNNNNNNNNNNNNNNNNNNNNNNNNNNNNNNNNNNNNNNNNNNNNNNNNNNNNNNNNNNNNNNNNNNNNNNNNNNNNNNNNNNNNNNNNNNNNNNNNNNNNNNNNNNNNNNNNNNNNNNNNNNNNNNNNNNNNNNNNNNNNNNNNNNNNNNNNNNNNNNNNNNNNNNNNNNNNNNNNNNNNNNNNNNNNNNNNNNNNNNNNNNNNNNNNNNNNNNNNNNNNNNNNNNNNNNNNNNNNNNNNNNNNNNNNNNNNNNNNNNNNNNNNNNNNNNNNNNNNNNNNNNNNNNNNNNNNNNNNNNNNNNNNNNNNNNNNNNNNNNNNNNNNNNNNNNNNNNNNNNNNNNNNNNNNNNNNNNNNNNNNNNNNNNNNNNNNNNNNNNNNNNNNNNNNNNNNNNNNNNNNNNNNNNNNNNNNNNNNNNNNNNNNNNNNNNNNNNNNNNNNNNNNNNNNNNNNNNNNNNNNNNNNNNNNNNNNNNNNNNNNNNNNNNNNNNNNNNNNNNNNNNNNNNNNNNNNNNNNNNNNNNNNNNNNNNNNNNNNNNNNNNNNNNNNNNNNNNNNNNNNNNNNNNNNNNNNNNNNNNNNNNNNNNNNNNNNNNNNNNNNNNNNNNNNNNNNNNNNNNNNNNNNNNNNNNNNNNNNNNNNNNNNNNNNNNNNNNNNNNNNNNNNNNNNNNNNNNNNNNNNNNNNNNNNNNNNNNNNNNNNNNNNNNNNNNNNNNNNNNNNNNNNNNNNNNNNNNNNNNNNNNNNNNNNNNNNNNNNNNNNNNNNNNNNNNNNNNNNNNNNNNNNNNNNNNNNNNNNNNNNNNNNNNNNNNNNNNNNNNNNNNNNNNNNNNNNNNNNNNNNNNNNNNNNNNNNNNNNNNNNNNNNNNNNNNNNNNNNNNNNNNNNNNNNNNNNNNNNNNNNNNNNNNNNNNNNNNNNNNNNNNNNNNNNTCtctcatttaattttgttatcatATTAGGATAACCGTTGGCTATAGAAGCTGAAAATATCTTCAACTTTTTTGGAAATTGATTTCCAATTTTCTTAAAGATCAATGTATCTAACACATTCCGTTGTGTAAAAGGTTTGTAATAAATTTCATGGTAGCCATTCACACGTGCTACGTGTTATAGGAGCGTTGAGAGTCggataaacaaaatttagtactagtaatcactaaaattgaaattgatttaGATTTCCATTTTCAGCATATCTCTTTACTAGTAGAAATCCACTGT is drawn from Camelina sativa cultivar DH55 chromosome 8, Cs, whole genome shotgun sequence and contains these coding sequences:
- the LOC104705338 gene encoding probable methyltransferase PMT13, which encodes MGHLSLPASKRNPRQWRLLDIVTAVFFGIVLLFFVLLFTPLGDSMAASGRQTLLLSTASDPRQRQRLVTLVEAGQHLQPIEYCPAEAVAHMPCEDPRRNSQLSREMNFYRERHCPLPEETPLCLIPPPSGYKIPVPWPESLHKIWHANMPYNKIADRKGHQGWMKREGEYFTFPGGGTMFPGGAGQYIEKLAQYIPLNGGTLRTALDMGCGVASFGGTLLSQGILALSFAPRDSHKSQIQFALERGVPAFVAMLGTRRLPFPAYSFDLMHCSRCLIPFTAYNATYFIEVDRLLRPGGYLVISGPPVQWPKQDKEWADLQAVARALCYELIAVDGNTVIWKKPVGDSCLPSQNEFGLELCDESVPPSDAWYYKLKKCVTRPSSVKGEFALGTISKWPERLTKVPSRAIAMKNGLDVFEADARRWARRVAYYKDSLNLEIKSPAVRNVMDMNAFFGGFAAALASEPVWVMNVIPARKPLTLDVIYDRGLIGVYHDWCEPFSTYPRTYDFIHVSGIESLIKRQDSSKSRCSLVDLMVEMDRILRPEGKVVIRDSPEVLDKVARMAHAVRWSSSIHEKEPESHGREKILIATKSLWKLPSNSH